A section of the Streptomyces sp. NBC_01363 genome encodes:
- a CDS encoding RimK family alpha-L-glutamate ligase → MRVCLLTDKPDHPLLAAVSSALTEAKHRVTFLNPDTGTGSPSQLVTPDDLADVYLLKAHTPRALALARFLEARGARVLNSAASTELCQDRSRIAAVAEGAGLPMPRTSTLDALSEAVHGAEPAESGFPLMVKSRHSRRTDLVARVDGPAELRDLAAEWPNEPVVLQEFVANSGWDHKLWVIAGEVFAGVRPAPVGVPPDGTPSAPLVRDLPQTWTELALHTGEVFGLDVYGVDLLDREGAPVAVDINAFPGIRGPKGAPAALAALVLRRSRPRADAPPCRSSC, encoded by the coding sequence ATGAGGGTGTGTCTGCTGACCGACAAGCCGGATCATCCACTGCTCGCCGCAGTCTCTTCCGCGCTGACCGAGGCGAAGCACCGGGTGACGTTCCTGAACCCGGACACCGGAACCGGGTCCCCGTCGCAACTGGTGACCCCGGACGATCTCGCCGACGTCTACCTCCTCAAGGCCCATACCCCCCGGGCCCTGGCGCTGGCCCGATTCCTCGAAGCACGCGGCGCCCGGGTGCTGAACTCCGCCGCCTCGACGGAGCTGTGCCAGGACAGGAGCCGGATCGCCGCCGTGGCGGAAGGCGCCGGCCTGCCGATGCCCCGGACAAGCACCCTGGACGCGCTGTCCGAAGCCGTCCACGGAGCGGAGCCGGCGGAGAGCGGCTTCCCGCTCATGGTCAAGAGCCGCCACAGCCGACGCACGGACCTGGTCGCCCGCGTGGACGGTCCGGCCGAGCTCCGGGACCTCGCGGCAGAGTGGCCCAACGAGCCTGTCGTCCTCCAGGAGTTCGTCGCGAACAGCGGCTGGGACCACAAGCTGTGGGTGATCGCGGGCGAGGTGTTCGCGGGGGTGCGCCCCGCACCGGTGGGCGTACCGCCGGACGGTACGCCTTCCGCGCCACTGGTCCGTGATCTGCCGCAGACCTGGACCGAACTCGCCCTCCACACGGGGGAGGTCTTCGGCCTGGACGTCTACGGTGTCGACCTGCTGGACCGCGAGGGGGCGCCCGTCGCGGTCGACATCAACGCCTTCCCGGGCATCCGCGGACCGAAGGGCGCCCCTGCGGCGCTGGCGGCCTTGGTACTGCGACGTTCCCGGCCTCGAGCCGATGCTCCGCCTTGTCGCAGTTCTTGTTGA
- a CDS encoding class F sortase, with amino-acid sequence MFRTSPSLRRAALPLLACLFLAGCSSDTTGDSSAAGPGSSASVALDAPEQTGSKGAGKAGGSRSSAAAPVRVSISSLGIDSELMRLGLNGDGTVEVPPADKGMTAGWYTGGATPGEPGAAVIIGHNNTRFGKAVFHDLKKIGKGADIAVKNDRGTELHFRVTGTETVSKKTFPTQKVYGATRTRTLRLITCDGAFDAQGHPVDNLIVYANRS; translated from the coding sequence ATGTTCCGCACATCGCCTTCGCTCCGACGCGCCGCGCTGCCGCTGCTCGCCTGCCTCTTCCTCGCCGGTTGCTCCTCCGATACGACGGGCGACTCGTCCGCCGCGGGGCCCGGCAGCAGCGCGAGCGTCGCTCTCGACGCTCCGGAGCAGACCGGTTCGAAGGGAGCCGGGAAGGCCGGGGGTTCCCGCTCCTCGGCAGCGGCCCCCGTCCGCGTCAGCATCTCTTCGCTCGGCATCGACAGCGAGCTGATGCGCCTCGGCCTCAACGGGGACGGCACCGTCGAGGTCCCGCCCGCCGACAAGGGCATGACCGCCGGCTGGTACACCGGTGGCGCCACGCCCGGTGAGCCCGGCGCCGCGGTCATCATCGGACACAACAACACCCGCTTCGGGAAGGCCGTCTTCCACGATCTCAAGAAGATCGGCAAGGGAGCTGACATCGCCGTCAAGAACGACCGCGGCACGGAACTCCACTTCAGGGTCACCGGCACCGAGACGGTCAGCAAGAAGACCTTCCCGACCCAGAAGGTCTACGGCGCCACCAGGACACGCACCCTGCGTCTGATCACCTGCGACGGCGCCTTCGACGCCCAGGGCCACCCGGTGGACAACCTCATCGTGTACGCGAACCGGAGCTGA